Proteins encoded in a region of the Nicotiana tomentosiformis chromosome 9, ASM39032v3, whole genome shotgun sequence genome:
- the LOC104085307 gene encoding bidirectional sugar transporter SWEET2a-like, which translates to MDMSISAANGFFSTYSICSNAAGIAGNLFAFVLFVSPIPTFKRIVGSKSTEQFSGLPYIYTLLNCFICLWYGTPIVSPGIILVFTVNSVGAVFHFVYIIIFIIFAEREKKLKMLGLLLGVFAVFAAVVSISICLFEPPSRQTFVGYLFVISLISMFASPLFIINLVIRTKSVEYMPFYLSLATFLMSLSFFAYGMFKQDPFISVPNGIGGILGVIQLVLYWRYSRPHEEPTRPLLESYA; encoded by the exons ATGGACATGTCAATATCTGCAGCAAATGGTTTCTTCTCAACTTATTCAATTTGCAGTAATGCAGCTGGGATTGCAG GGAACCTTTTTGCATTTGTTTTATTTGTGTCACCAAT ACCAACATTCAAAAGGATCGTCGGAAGCAAGTCAACAGAACAGTTTTCTGGGCTACCTTATATTTACACGCTCTTGAATTGCTTCATATGTCTCTGGTATGGAACGCCAATTGTATCCCCTGGTATTATATTGGTTTTCACAGTCAATTCTGTTGGAGCAGTATTCCATTTCGTTTATATaattatcttcatcatatttgcAGAGAGGGAAAAAAAG TTGAAGATGTTGGGGTTGTTGCTCGGTGTTTTTGCTGTATTTGCTGCTGTAGTTTCCATCAGCATCTGTCTATTTGAACCTCCGAGCCGACAAACTTTTGTTGGATATTTATTTGTCATATCTCTCATTTCCATGTTTGCTTCTCCACTATTCATTATT AATTTGGTGATCAGAACAAAGAGTGTTGAGTACATGCCATTTTACCTCTCTCTTGCAACTTTTCTTATGAGCCTTTCTTTCTTTGCTTATGGAATGTTTAAGCAAGATCCATTTATCTCT GTCCCAAATGGAATAGGAGGAATTCTTGGGGTCATACAGTTGGTCTTGTACTGGAGGTATAGCAGACCCCATGAGGAGCCAACAAGACCTCTCCTAGAGTCCTATGCATGA
- the LOC104085300 gene encoding eukaryotic translation initiation factor 4E-1-like, with translation MAGEAKMAEESEKLRVDEVEVADDGPEEGEIVGESDDTVSHLSKEIKAKHPLENSWTFWFDNPMAKSRQAAWGSSLRDVYTFSTVEDFWGAYDNFQHPSKLVAGAGLYCFKHKIEPKWEDPICANGGKWTMSFWKGKSDTSWLYTLLAMIGHQFDHGDEICGAVVSIRHKGEKIALWTKNAADETAQVSIVKQWKEFLDYSDSIGFIVHDDAKRLGRGAKYRYTV, from the exons ATGGCAGGGGAAGCGAAAATGGCAGAGGAATCTGAGAAATTGCGGGTAGATGAAGTAGAAGTAGCCGACGATGGACCTGAAGAAGGAGAAATCGTGGGGGAATCAGACGATACGGTGTCGCATTTGAGCAAAGAAATCAAAGCTAAGCACCCGTTAGAGAATTCTTGGACTTTTTGGTTTGATAATCCTATGGCTAAATCTAGACAAGCTGCTTGGGGCAGCTCCCTTCGCGATGTTTACACTTTTTCCACTGTCGAAGATTTTTGGGG TGCTTACGATAATTTCCAACACCCAAGCAAGTTAGTTGCCGGAGCAGGCCTTTATTGTTTTAAGCATAAAATTGAGCCAAAATGGGAAGATCCTATATGTGCAAATGGAGGGAAGTGGACAATGAGCTTTTGGAAGGGTAAATCTGATACCAGCTGGCTATACACG CTGCTGGCAATGATTGGACATCAATTCGATCATGGAGATGAAATTTGTGGAGCAGTAGTTAGCATCCGACATAAGGGGGAAAAAATAGCTTTATGGACCAAGAATGCTGCAGATGAAACAGCTCAG GTTAGCATTGTGAAGCAGTGGAAGGAGTTTCTAGATTACAGCGACTCGATTGGCTTCATCGTTCAT GACGACGCAAAGAGGCTCGGCAGAGGTGCCAAGTATCGCTATACAGTATAG